In the Cylindrospermopsis raciborskii Cr2010 genome, TAATCTAGTTACATTACCCTGCTTCACACCAGGGGAAATAGAAAACTACCAAAACTATTTAAGGGAATTAGTTTTTAAATACACAGGAACCTATCCCTCTTTGCTTCCCACAGATCCCCATCCCCCATGGCTAGATTCTACCACTCTACCTAAACAACTTATTGAAAAATTAGAGACCATAGGTGCTACGATCACCCTGGAGCAGTGGCAAGATTTAACTCCGTTACAAAGGTTTGTACTGGTCAAGTTAAGTCTACCCAGTCATGAAAATAAAAATTTTCCTAGAGCAATGGCGGAATTTCATTTGGATCCGCCCACAGGTTCGCTGATAACTAAATGAATAAGCCAACAACCTTCTCATCAACCGCTAAGTAAATGATAGGCAAAAACCCAAGACAGAATGCATTTTTGAGACTGGTGTCTAGTGAGGCGGTTTCTAGTCCAGAATCCCGCTACCCACTGCTTTCCCATCAGGAAATGGTCATGGGACGTGACCCCGGTTGTCAGGTTGTCTTGGACGCTATAACCTATAGAATGGTCTCCCGTCGTCATGCGGTTGTTCGTCCCCTCTCTCCAGAAAGTAAGTTCACCTGGACTCTTTGTGATTTAAACAGCGCTAATGGCACTTTTCTCAATGGACAACTACTGCGGGGACCTCAAGAGCTACAACATGGCGATCGCATTTCTTTGGGTTATGATGGTCCTCAATTTGTCTTTGAATGTGAAACCATACCTGTTTCTAGAAATGTGCCAGTTAACCCAGCTACAGTTATAGTACCAGGAAAGACAACTCAACAACAATCAAAGCATGATGGAGTTAGTTTCACCCAGTTATTTCCTATAATTTCCACAGGTAAGGACTTAACCCGCAAAGCATATCTTATACCAGGAATACTAACAGTTATTTTTGTCGTGTTAATGTTTGCTACTGTAGGTTATCCCCAAGCTAATCAAGTAATTGTCGGTTCTTATATTGGATCAGCCGCTTATTATTTCGTTTATCAACTTTGTGGCAAACAAAAACCATGGTGGATACTTATGGCCATGGCGCTCAGTACCATGTTGATTTTAGTCAGTCCACTATTAGATTTATTTATATTTGTTTTTCGAGAAATTCTCCCTGGTAGTATATCACCCTCCGGTAGTGACACATTCACAGAATTATTGATCAGAATGTTTTTCGGAGCTGGGTTAATGGAGGAACTACTCAAGGCCCTACCGGTAATAGGCGCCTATTTTTTAGGCAAATCCCTACCATCCCCCTGGAGGGAAAGGATTGGGGTTGGGGAACCACTAGATGGCATTCTCCTGGGGACTGCATCAGCAGTAGGGTTTACTTTATTAGAAACCCTTGGCCAATATGTTCCAGTAATCACCCAAAACATTAGCCAGCAGTCGGGAGTAGGTACTGGTCAACTGATCGGTTTACAGTTACTTATCCCCCGGATTTTGGGTTCCGTAGCTGGACACATGGCCTATAGTGGATA is a window encoding:
- a CDS encoding nitrate reductase associated protein, which gives rise to MSTEFFHFEADFLATLRCIPMVVRYKLDTCGIKLKLAHWHQISLSERDNLVTLPCFTPGEIENYQNYLRELVFKYTGTYPSLLPTDPHPPWLDSTTLPKQLIEKLETIGATITLEQWQDLTPLQRFVLVKLSLPSHENKNFPRAMAEFHLDPPTGSLITK
- a CDS encoding PrsW family glutamic-type intramembrane protease, with translation MIGKNPRQNAFLRLVSSEAVSSPESRYPLLSHQEMVMGRDPGCQVVLDAITYRMVSRRHAVVRPLSPESKFTWTLCDLNSANGTFLNGQLLRGPQELQHGDRISLGYDGPQFVFECETIPVSRNVPVNPATVIVPGKTTQQQSKHDGVSFTQLFPIISTGKDLTRKAYLIPGILTVIFVVLMFATVGYPQANQVIVGSYIGSAAYYFVYQLCGKQKPWWILMAMALSTMLILVSPLLDLFIFVFREILPGSISPSGSDTFTELLIRMFFGAGLMEELLKALPVIGAYFLGKSLPSPWRERIGVGEPLDGILLGTASAVGFTLLETLGQYVPVITQNISQQSGVGTGQLIGLQLLIPRILGSVAGHMAYSGYLGYFIGLATLKPRMSWQILGVGYFTASALHALWNATGSINALLLVIVGVLSYAFLMAAILKARALSPTRSHNFATRFLDPK